A genomic window from Flintibacter sp. KGMB00164 includes:
- the rplI gene encoding 50S ribosomal protein L9 produces the protein MKVILQQDVKGQGKKGQLVDVSDGYARNFLLPKKLAVIATAENLNTMKQQEKARKAQQAAEKAEAEALSKKLESLTVKVAAKAGEGGRLFGAVTAKEISECLAQQHGLNIAKTKLVLDEPIKACGGYKIKAKLGYEIVGTVNVMVVEA, from the coding sequence ATGAAAGTGATTTTGCAGCAGGACGTGAAGGGCCAGGGCAAGAAGGGCCAGCTGGTGGACGTATCCGACGGTTACGCCCGCAACTTCCTGCTTCCCAAGAAGCTGGCGGTCATCGCCACCGCCGAGAACCTGAACACCATGAAGCAGCAGGAGAAGGCCCGCAAGGCCCAGCAGGCCGCCGAGAAGGCGGAGGCCGAGGCTCTGTCCAAGAAGCTGGAGAGCCTCACCGTGAAGGTGGCCGCCAAGGCCGGCGAGGGCGGACGTCTGTTCGGTGCCGTCACCGCCAAGGAGATCTCCGAGTGCCTGGCCCAGCAGCACGGCCTGAACATCGCCAAGACCAAGCTGGTGCTGGACGAGCCCATCAAGGCCTGCGGCGGCTACAAGATCAAGGCCAAGCTGGGCTATGAGATCGTGGGCACCGTCAACGTGATGGTAGTGGAGGCCTGA
- the dnaB gene encoding replicative DNA helicase codes for MALDDEQLLLKQLPHSVEAEQAVLGSMLIDPRCVPEVIDQLRPDDFYLRQNRDIYETIYSMFNYSLTIDPVTVLENMKQNGVYDENNSRGYLLQLMDTTPTAANVKEYIGIIKDKTLLRRVAETAGELTALIQQGTDTGQDILEAAEQRIYAIRQGRAARGLTPISSVLLDVYDRLTELAESDSAIPGLSTGLTDLDRAISGLNKSDLILLAARPGMGKTSMALNILLEAGKRSGKNVAFFSLEMSREQLALRLISSECFVDNKKLVTGKLTEEDWEKVAVAADSLNRSMILIDDDSSVSVADINAKCRRVDNLGLVIIDYLQLMQSAGGKQYSGENRQQVVSDISRALKIMAKELNVPVLCLSQLSRANESRSDKRPMLSDLRESGAIEQDADIVMFLYREGYYDKDTPNPNLAECIIAKNRHGETRTVELQWLPEFTTFSNMEWQHEE; via the coding sequence ATGGCGCTGGACGATGAACAACTGTTATTAAAGCAGCTGCCCCACAGTGTGGAGGCGGAGCAGGCCGTGCTGGGCTCCATGCTCATCGACCCCCGCTGCGTCCCCGAGGTCATTGACCAGCTGCGCCCCGACGACTTCTACCTGCGGCAGAACCGTGACATCTACGAGACCATCTACTCCATGTTCAACTACTCCCTCACCATCGACCCGGTGACGGTGCTGGAGAACATGAAGCAAAACGGGGTCTATGACGAGAACAACTCCCGGGGGTATCTGCTCCAGCTCATGGACACCACCCCCACCGCCGCCAATGTAAAGGAATACATCGGCATCATCAAGGACAAGACCCTGCTGCGCCGGGTGGCGGAGACAGCGGGCGAGCTCACCGCCCTCATTCAGCAGGGCACCGACACCGGCCAGGACATCCTGGAGGCCGCCGAGCAGCGCATCTACGCCATCCGCCAGGGCCGGGCCGCCCGGGGTCTGACCCCCATCTCGTCGGTGCTGCTGGATGTATACGACCGTCTCACCGAGCTGGCCGAGAGCGACAGCGCCATCCCCGGCCTGTCCACCGGTCTCACCGACCTGGACCGGGCTATCTCGGGCCTCAACAAATCCGACCTTATCCTCCTGGCCGCCCGTCCCGGTATGGGCAAGACCTCCATGGCCCTGAACATCCTGCTGGAGGCGGGCAAGCGGTCGGGAAAGAACGTGGCCTTTTTCTCCTTGGAAATGAGCCGGGAGCAGCTGGCTCTCCGCCTCATCTCCAGCGAGTGCTTTGTAGACAATAAGAAGCTGGTCACCGGTAAGCTCACCGAGGAGGACTGGGAGAAGGTGGCGGTGGCCGCCGACTCCCTCAACCGCTCCATGATCCTCATTGACGACGACTCCTCGGTCAGCGTGGCCGACATCAACGCCAAGTGCCGCCGGGTGGACAACCTGGGGCTGGTCATCATCGACTACCTCCAGCTGATGCAGTCCGCCGGCGGAAAGCAGTATTCCGGAGAAAACCGTCAGCAGGTGGTCTCCGACATCTCCCGCGCCCTGAAGATCATGGCCAAGGAATTGAACGTCCCCGTTCTCTGTCTCAGCCAGCTCTCCCGTGCCAACGAGAGCCGCAGCGACAAGCGGCCCATGCTCTCCGACCTGCGTGAGTCGGGCGCCATCGAGCAGGACGCCGACATCGTCATGTTCCTCTACCGGGAGGGCTATTACGACAAAGATACCCCCAACCCCAATTTGGCGGAGTGTATCATCGCCAAAAACCGCCACGGCGAGACCCGCACCGTGGAGCTGCAATGGCTGCCCGAGTTCACCACCTTCAGCAACATGGAGTGGCAGCACGAGGAGTAA
- the tilS gene encoding tRNA lysidine(34) synthetase TilS, translated as MEQLIQEHRLIPPGSTVLCAVSGGADSVYLLHRLYCLRRELNFTLVAAHYDHRLRGAESTQDAKFVEEFVRLCCPAERLYTPEGPGKELPGVRLITGGGDVAGEAARLRQGLEETARQMRYAFLQTAAQEVGANLIATAHNASDNAETVLLHLGRGSGLRGLAGMPPKRGNLIRPLLTTSREEIENYLRYRGLPWREDATNRDDAYARNRLRHQVLPVLEDLFPGFLSRISQTCAHLQEDEDYLSSLAAQAVESARWEGEDRILPAAALADQPQSVAIRGARMLIGSMTAGNDNCAAPHLEGLLNLCRGSDPSARLDLPGGLTARRRYGELVLSRSAPTPLSPRDLNLAGETRAGDWTVRCLPGTYQGERQSPLDCWLAQEAAPMPTLRPRRTRDVLAPPGRHEKSVKKWMIDTKIPACCRDAVPVVDAGGIAAAVALLGPHRDFVPRKGQLSWHITFVPPDYLAR; from the coding sequence ATGGAACAACTGATCCAGGAACACCGCCTCATCCCCCCCGGCAGCACGGTGCTGTGCGCTGTGTCCGGAGGGGCGGACTCGGTATACCTGCTTCATCGGCTCTACTGCCTGCGGCGGGAGCTGAACTTCACCCTGGTGGCCGCCCACTATGACCACCGCCTGCGGGGTGCGGAATCCACACAGGACGCCAAATTTGTGGAAGAATTTGTCCGGCTGTGCTGTCCCGCTGAGCGTCTCTACACCCCGGAAGGTCCCGGCAAGGAACTGCCCGGGGTGAGACTCATCACCGGCGGCGGCGACGTGGCTGGGGAAGCGGCCCGGCTGCGCCAAGGCCTGGAGGAGACCGCCCGGCAGATGCGCTACGCCTTTCTCCAAACTGCCGCTCAAGAGGTGGGGGCGAATCTCATTGCCACCGCCCACAACGCCAGCGACAACGCCGAGACGGTGCTGCTCCACTTAGGCCGGGGCAGTGGTCTGCGGGGTCTGGCGGGGATGCCTCCCAAGCGAGGCAATCTCATTCGTCCCCTGCTCACCACCTCCCGGGAGGAGATCGAGAACTACCTGCGCTACCGCGGCCTCCCCTGGCGGGAGGACGCCACCAATCGGGACGACGCCTACGCCCGCAACCGGCTGCGCCACCAGGTGCTGCCGGTGCTGGAGGACCTGTTCCCTGGGTTTCTCTCCCGCATCAGCCAGACCTGCGCCCACCTGCAGGAGGACGAGGACTACCTCTCTTCCCTGGCCGCCCAGGCGGTGGAGAGCGCCCGGTGGGAGGGGGAGGATCGGATTCTCCCTGCCGCTGCCCTGGCTGACCAGCCCCAGAGCGTGGCCATCCGGGGCGCCCGGATGCTCATCGGCTCCATGACGGCAGGCAACGACAACTGCGCGGCCCCCCATCTGGAGGGGCTGCTGAACCTTTGCCGGGGGAGCGATCCCTCCGCCCGGCTGGATCTGCCCGGCGGACTCACCGCCCGGCGCCGCTACGGAGAGCTGGTGCTCTCCCGCTCTGCCCCCACTCCCCTGTCCCCCAGGGATCTGAACCTGGCGGGAGAGACCCGGGCCGGAGACTGGACCGTGCGCTGCCTCCCCGGCACCTACCAGGGAGAGCGGCAGTCCCCCCTGGACTGCTGGCTGGCCCAGGAAGCGGCTCCCATGCCCACCCTGCGCCCCCGGCGCACCAGGGATGTGCTGGCCCCGCCCGGGCGGCACGAAAAGAGCGTAAAAAAGTGGATGATCGACACGAAAATCCCCGCCTGCTGCCGGGACGCCGTCCCTGTGGTGGACGCAGGCGGCATCGCCGCCGCTGTGGCCCTGCTGGGCCCCCACCGGGATTTCGTGCCCCGGAAGGGACAGCTCAGCTGGCACATCACCTTTGTTCCCCCGGACTATCTGGCCCGTTAG
- the hpt gene encoding hypoxanthine phosphoribosyltransferase: MLEKDIQEVLFSQQQLEERVDQIAQEITRDYAGKEIVLISVLRGSFVFMADLCRRIDLPCTIDFMSVSSYGSGTSSTGQVQITKDLSGDISGKHILVVEDILDSGNTLSYLLKLLEQRKPASIRLCTLLDKPERRVKPVEVHYSGFTIPDAFVVGYGLDYAEHYRNLPYIGILKPEVYGG, from the coding sequence ATGTTAGAGAAAGACATCCAGGAAGTCCTGTTTTCCCAGCAGCAGCTGGAGGAGCGCGTGGACCAGATCGCCCAGGAGATCACCCGGGACTACGCTGGTAAGGAGATCGTCCTGATCAGCGTACTGCGGGGCTCCTTCGTGTTCATGGCCGACCTGTGCCGCCGCATCGACCTGCCCTGCACCATCGACTTTATGTCCGTCTCCTCCTACGGAAGCGGCACCTCCTCCACCGGCCAGGTTCAGATCACCAAGGACCTGTCCGGGGATATCTCCGGCAAGCACATCCTGGTGGTGGAGGACATTCTGGACTCGGGCAACACCCTGAGCTACCTGCTCAAGCTGCTGGAGCAGCGCAAGCCCGCCTCCATCCGTCTGTGCACCCTGCTGGACAAGCCCGAGCGCCGGGTCAAGCCTGTGGAGGTCCACTACTCCGGCTTTACCATCCCCGACGCCTTCGTGGTAGGCTACGGCCTGGACTACGCCGAGCACTACCGCAACCTGCCCTACATCGGCATCCTGAAACCCGAAGTCTACGGGGGCTGA
- the ftsH gene encoding ATP-dependent zinc metalloprotease FtsH: MLLLLTLFAVNTLQQMNRADDPSYSQIRTLFEQEKVKNFSVKDNVLTMTVRGEGDDTSTVTYELSNFYVFYNDLHELIDQQRSEGIIEDYDYPMGVQGSWWYQYLPYLLVILVMAGLAYMLFLRQSAASGGGGGPGPNRFGHARTRTLADQGKKVTFNDVAGADEEKEELQEIVEFLRDPQRFTALGARIPKGVLLVGPPGTGKTLIAKAVAGEAGVHFLSISGSDFVELYVGVGASRVRDLFDQAKKEAPAIVFIDEIDAVGRQRGAGLGGGHDEREQTLNQLLVEMDGFASNEGVIVMAATNRQDILDPALLRPGRFDRQIYVGLPDIKGREEILKVHARKKPLAEDVSLSDIAKATAGFTGADLENLLNEAALLAARGGQRFISMADLHEAMMKVIAGPEKKSRVVTPHAKRLTAYHEAGHAVVIHELETQDPVHQITIIPRGGAGGMTISLPQEDRSYMSRRELEEHIAVCLGGRVAEQLVLGDISTGASSDIQKASSIARNMVTKYGMSEKLGTIAYTSESNEVFIGRTMAQSRSYSEEVAGLIDEEVKSIVDTAYRRCEDILSQHRSQLELTAQYLLAHEVMSGETFQKVFTDPDDEVFEGLIPAES; this comes from the coding sequence ATGCTCTTGCTGCTCACCCTCTTTGCGGTGAACACCCTGCAGCAGATGAACCGGGCCGACGATCCCTCCTACAGCCAGATCCGCACCCTGTTTGAGCAGGAGAAGGTCAAAAACTTCTCCGTGAAGGACAATGTGCTCACCATGACGGTACGTGGAGAGGGCGACGACACCTCCACCGTTACCTATGAGCTGTCCAATTTCTATGTCTTTTACAACGACCTGCATGAGCTCATCGACCAGCAGCGCTCCGAAGGGATCATTGAGGACTATGACTATCCCATGGGCGTGCAGGGCTCCTGGTGGTATCAGTATCTGCCCTACCTGCTGGTCATCCTGGTGATGGCAGGGCTTGCCTACATGCTCTTCCTGCGTCAAAGCGCCGCCAGCGGCGGTGGCGGCGGCCCCGGTCCCAACCGCTTCGGTCACGCCCGCACCCGCACCCTGGCCGACCAGGGCAAGAAGGTCACCTTCAACGATGTGGCGGGCGCCGACGAGGAGAAGGAGGAGCTGCAGGAGATCGTGGAGTTTCTCCGGGATCCCCAGCGCTTTACCGCCCTGGGCGCACGCATCCCCAAGGGCGTGCTGCTGGTTGGCCCTCCGGGCACCGGTAAGACCCTCATCGCCAAGGCGGTGGCGGGCGAGGCCGGAGTCCACTTCCTGTCCATCTCGGGCTCTGACTTTGTGGAGCTGTACGTAGGCGTGGGCGCCAGCCGTGTCCGGGATCTCTTCGACCAGGCCAAGAAGGAAGCCCCGGCCATCGTGTTCATCGACGAGATCGACGCGGTGGGCCGTCAGCGCGGCGCAGGCCTTGGCGGCGGCCACGACGAGCGCGAGCAGACCCTGAACCAGCTGCTGGTGGAGATGGACGGCTTTGCCAGCAACGAGGGGGTCATCGTCATGGCGGCCACCAACCGCCAGGATATTCTGGACCCCGCCCTGCTGCGTCCCGGCCGGTTTGACCGGCAGATCTATGTGGGCCTGCCCGACATCAAGGGCCGGGAGGAGATCCTGAAGGTCCACGCCCGCAAAAAACCTCTGGCCGAGGACGTATCCCTCAGTGACATCGCCAAGGCTACCGCCGGCTTTACCGGCGCCGACCTGGAGAACCTCCTCAACGAGGCGGCCCTGCTGGCCGCCCGGGGCGGACAGCGGTTCATCTCCATGGCCGACCTCCACGAGGCCATGATGAAGGTGATCGCCGGTCCGGAGAAGAAGAGCCGGGTGGTCACCCCCCACGCCAAGCGCCTTACCGCCTACCATGAGGCCGGTCACGCTGTGGTCATTCACGAGCTGGAGACCCAGGACCCGGTACACCAGATCACCATCATCCCCCGTGGCGGCGCGGGCGGCATGACCATCTCCCTGCCCCAGGAGGACCGCTCCTACATGTCCCGCCGGGAGCTGGAGGAGCACATCGCCGTGTGTCTGGGCGGCCGGGTGGCCGAGCAGCTGGTGCTGGGGGATATCTCCACCGGCGCCTCCAGCGACATCCAGAAGGCCTCCTCCATCGCCCGGAACATGGTCACCAAGTACGGCATGAGCGAGAAGCTGGGCACCATCGCCTACACCAGCGAGAGCAACGAGGTGTTCATTGGCCGCACCATGGCCCAGTCCCGCAGCTACTCTGAGGAAGTTGCCGGCCTCATCGACGAGGAGGTCAAGTCCATTGTGGACACCGCCTACCGCCGCTGTGAGGACATCCTCTCCCAGCACCGCAGCCAGCTGGAGCTTACCGCCCAGTATCTGCTGGCCCACGAGGTGATGAGCGGCGAGACCTTCCAGAAGGTCTTTACCGACCCCGACGACGAGGTCTTTGAGGGCCTCATCCCCGCGGAATCCTGA
- a CDS encoding DUF4340 domain-containing protein: MTKQSKTLIALAAVVVVCAAGYVGLRTWNQSQSEVDETVYITQLSDPTALTFTNQYGTYSFTKGEEGWTRDDDSDFPTDQDALDDLAGQAGTLAAVRTISDPEDLTSYGLDAPTMEVNLTDEDGTQVKLLIGSTADSGDYYAKVDGSDTVYTIASTLPTALDIQVDELIALAEFPSISEDNIQSVTWTSGESTVTLVKEETESEPAEDSSSDSSADTSSDSSADSSEEETTIVWKVDGQTVSEDNTTFISLMAQLSELAFSDCYDYHKQAQTRTDCGLDTPVGVLTVVYTDGDEEKTMTLTLGALAEGGESYYAMLDDDPIIYLIPSNEIGSLFSMTVDNLTAVEETEEETDAESGTETETDTQSDATTD; encoded by the coding sequence ATGACCAAGCAAAGCAAGACCCTCATTGCCCTGGCGGCCGTGGTGGTAGTGTGCGCGGCTGGCTACGTTGGGCTTCGCACCTGGAACCAGAGCCAGAGTGAGGTGGACGAAACCGTCTACATCACCCAGCTCAGCGATCCCACCGCCCTGACCTTTACCAATCAGTACGGCACCTACTCCTTCACCAAGGGGGAGGAGGGCTGGACCCGGGACGACGACAGCGACTTCCCCACCGATCAGGATGCTCTGGACGACCTGGCGGGACAGGCGGGTACGCTGGCTGCGGTGCGGACCATCTCCGACCCGGAGGACCTAACCTCCTACGGCCTGGATGCCCCCACCATGGAGGTAAATCTCACCGATGAGGATGGGACCCAGGTGAAGCTGCTCATCGGCAGCACCGCGGACAGCGGCGACTACTACGCCAAGGTGGATGGGAGCGACACCGTCTACACCATTGCCAGCACCCTGCCCACCGCCCTGGATATCCAGGTAGATGAGCTCATCGCCCTGGCCGAATTCCCCAGCATCAGCGAGGACAACATCCAGTCTGTTACCTGGACCAGCGGGGAGAGTACCGTCACCCTGGTGAAGGAAGAGACCGAGAGTGAGCCTGCCGAGGACTCCAGCTCTGACTCCAGTGCGGACACCAGTTCCGATTCCAGTGCAGATTCCAGCGAGGAGGAGACCACCATTGTCTGGAAAGTGGACGGCCAGACCGTGTCTGAGGACAATACCACCTTCATCAGTCTCATGGCTCAGCTGTCTGAGTTGGCCTTCTCCGACTGCTATGACTACCACAAACAGGCCCAGACCCGCACCGACTGCGGCCTGGATACCCCCGTTGGGGTGCTCACCGTAGTGTACACCGACGGCGACGAGGAAAAGACCATGACCCTCACTCTGGGCGCCCTGGCCGAGGGCGGCGAGAGCTACTACGCCATGCTGGACGACGACCCCATCATCTACCTCATTCCCTCCAACGAGATCGGCTCCCTGTTCTCCATGACCGTGGATAATCTCACGGCGGTGGAGGAGACCGAGGAGGAGACCGACGCGGAGAGCGGTACGGAAACCGAGACGGACACTCAGAGCGACGCGACGACCGATTAA
- a CDS encoding GldG family protein, producing MKNKAKISRSLRQGGYLAGVTAGVLAVVVLVNLMMGQLPSNWKEFDLTDNSLYEITDTSKDFLSGLEQDVQIVVLAEDGTTDARIEKFLDRYVALSSHLSLSYVDPVAHPQQASQYDADSDSVVVLCEETGKSRDIPFSDIITSTYTSYFSMTESTFDAEGQLTSAVDYVTSDANHTVYTVTGHGEEDLSDPIVSAIEKANLNLESVSPALEGGVPEDCDVLVVNAPSTDLSESERTLLEEYLTGGGHMVFLPGDTLTSLPNWEGLLESRGLKLVDGYIADPGSYYPQLGSAFAICGVLSTYSPVTDGCDSDSLTLFTNSRGFEALDPGTDEDWTITTFLSTTGQGLAVTEDDQQTQGTYILGAVADGSDGGRLTVFGSSSLLNGQIISQNPSLVNQTLFMNALTATFDDASTMSIPSKSLETTYNTIQNPGLWSTTYLIILPVGILVCGFVFWMKRRKL from the coding sequence ATGAAAAACAAAGCAAAAATTTCCCGCTCCCTGCGCCAGGGAGGCTATCTGGCGGGCGTGACCGCCGGTGTCCTGGCGGTGGTGGTTCTGGTGAACCTGATGATGGGGCAGCTGCCCTCCAACTGGAAGGAATTTGACCTGACCGACAACAGTCTCTATGAGATCACCGACACGTCCAAGGACTTCCTGTCCGGCCTTGAACAGGACGTCCAGATCGTGGTGCTGGCGGAGGATGGAACCACCGACGCCCGCATTGAAAAGTTCCTGGACCGGTATGTAGCCCTGTCCTCCCACCTGTCTCTGAGCTACGTGGACCCGGTGGCCCACCCTCAGCAGGCCAGCCAGTATGACGCGGACAGCGACAGCGTGGTAGTGCTATGCGAGGAGACCGGCAAGTCCCGGGACATTCCCTTCTCTGATATTATCACATCCACCTATACCAGCTACTTCTCCATGACCGAGAGCACCTTCGATGCCGAGGGCCAGCTCACCTCTGCGGTAGATTATGTTACCAGTGACGCCAACCACACGGTCTATACCGTCACCGGCCACGGGGAGGAAGATCTGTCCGACCCCATCGTCTCCGCCATTGAAAAGGCCAACCTGAATCTGGAGAGCGTCAGCCCCGCCCTGGAGGGCGGCGTGCCGGAGGACTGTGACGTGCTGGTGGTCAACGCCCCCTCCACCGACCTGTCCGAGAGTGAGCGCACCCTGCTGGAGGAGTATCTGACCGGCGGCGGCCACATGGTATTCCTGCCCGGCGATACCCTCACCTCCCTGCCCAACTGGGAGGGCCTGCTGGAGAGCCGAGGGCTGAAGCTGGTGGACGGTTACATCGCCGATCCGGGCAGCTACTATCCTCAGCTGGGCTCTGCCTTTGCCATCTGCGGCGTGCTGTCCACTTACAGCCCCGTTACCGACGGCTGTGACAGCGACTCTCTGACCCTGTTTACCAACTCCCGTGGCTTTGAGGCACTGGATCCCGGCACCGACGAAGACTGGACCATCACCACCTTCCTGTCCACCACCGGCCAGGGTTTGGCGGTGACCGAGGACGACCAGCAGACCCAGGGGACCTATATTCTGGGCGCGGTGGCCGATGGCTCTGACGGCGGACGGCTCACCGTGTTCGGCAGTTCCTCTCTGCTCAACGGCCAGATCATCTCCCAGAATCCCAGCCTGGTCAACCAGACCCTGTTTATGAATGCCCTCACCGCCACCTTTGACGATGCCAGCACCATGTCCATCCCCTCCAAGAGCCTGGAGACCACCTACAACACCATCCAGAACCCCGGGCTTTGGAGCACCACCTACCTAATCATCCTGCCGGTGGGTATCCTGGTGTGCGGCTTCGTGTTCTGGATGAAACGGAGGAAACTATGA
- a CDS encoding ABC transporter permease gives MTAIYKRELSSYFNSMIGYVFVAVLIFFTGIYFMAYNLYNGLPQFSYTLYSLMSILLITIPILTMKSMAEERHSRTDQLLLTSPVTLTGVVLGKYFAMVTVFLIPVALMAFCPLIIAMNGEARLLSDYAALFAFFLMGCVFLAIGMFLSSLTESQIISAVSTFAVLLILYLWDDLTGFLPSALGDLLSAFSFTQTFYNFVQYSMFDLGGVVLYLSLAGLFVFLTIQGLQKRRWS, from the coding sequence ATGACAGCCATCTATAAGCGGGAGCTGAGCTCCTATTTCAATTCCATGATCGGCTATGTCTTTGTGGCGGTGCTGATCTTCTTTACCGGCATCTATTTTATGGCCTACAACCTCTATAACGGCCTGCCCCAGTTTTCCTATACCCTGTACAGCCTCATGAGCATCCTGCTCATCACCATCCCCATTCTGACCATGAAGTCCATGGCGGAGGAGCGCCACAGCCGCACCGACCAGCTGCTGCTCACTTCCCCCGTCACCCTCACCGGAGTGGTGCTGGGCAAGTACTTTGCCATGGTCACGGTGTTTCTCATCCCCGTGGCGCTGATGGCCTTCTGCCCGCTGATCATCGCCATGAACGGGGAGGCCCGGCTGCTGTCCGACTACGCGGCGCTCTTTGCATTTTTCCTTATGGGCTGCGTATTTCTGGCCATCGGCATGTTCCTCTCCTCTCTCACCGAGAGCCAGATCATCTCCGCGGTGAGCACCTTTGCCGTGTTGCTCATCCTGTACCTGTGGGACGATCTCACCGGGTTTCTGCCCTCTGCCCTGGGTGACCTGCTGTCTGCCTTCTCCTTCACTCAGACCTTCTATAACTTTGTGCAGTACAGCATGTTTGACCTGGGTGGCGTGGTGCTCTACCTGTCTTTGGCGGGGCTGTTTGTATTCCTCACCATTCAGGGGCTTCAGAAGCGCCGCTGGTCTTAA
- a CDS encoding ABC transporter ATP-binding protein, which translates to MRDLVKQYGNRLAVDHLSFTVPDGQIFGFLGPNGAGKSTTMNLMTGYLGPTSGEILVDGFSVTKEPEKAKRCIGYLPELPPLYMDMTVDEYLRFAAQLKKVPKSEREAQVDRVAEMTGVDQVLGRLIRNLSKGYRQRVGLAQALLGFPKVLILDEPTVGLDPKQILEMRTLIRQLAQEHTVILSSHILSEVQEVCDHLLIIHHGKKVAAGEPAELERSLSGNPALEVVVRGEGELVQSQLALLPGITALTQHDCLEADCCAFRLESAAGEDLREAVFQTCARQGLPLLELRRDTLTLEDIFLKLTSDDVEEEQGEEKEAAQ; encoded by the coding sequence GTGCGTGATCTGGTCAAACAGTACGGGAATCGCCTGGCGGTGGATCACCTCAGCTTTACCGTGCCGGACGGCCAGATTTTTGGCTTTCTGGGGCCAAACGGCGCGGGCAAATCCACTACCATGAACCTGATGACCGGCTATCTGGGTCCCACCTCCGGGGAGATCCTGGTGGATGGGTTCAGTGTGACCAAGGAGCCGGAGAAGGCCAAGCGGTGCATTGGCTATCTGCCCGAGCTGCCCCCCCTCTATATGGATATGACGGTGGACGAGTATTTACGCTTCGCCGCCCAGCTGAAAAAGGTGCCTAAGAGTGAGCGGGAGGCCCAGGTGGACCGGGTGGCCGAGATGACCGGGGTGGACCAGGTGCTGGGCCGCCTCATTCGCAACCTGTCCAAGGGCTACCGCCAGCGTGTAGGCTTGGCCCAGGCGCTGCTGGGCTTCCCCAAGGTGCTCATTCTGGATGAGCCCACCGTGGGCCTGGACCCCAAGCAGATTTTGGAGATGCGTACCCTCATCCGCCAGCTGGCCCAGGAGCATACCGTCATCCTCAGCTCCCACATCCTCTCTGAGGTGCAGGAGGTGTGCGACCACCTGCTCATCATCCACCACGGCAAGAAGGTAGCCGCCGGGGAGCCCGCCGAGCTGGAGCGCTCCCTGTCCGGCAACCCCGCCCTGGAGGTGGTGGTCCGGGGAGAGGGGGAGCTGGTTCAGTCCCAGCTGGCCCTGCTGCCCGGAATTACTGCCCTGACCCAGCATGACTGCCTGGAGGCAGACTGCTGCGCCTTCCGTCTGGAGAGCGCCGCCGGGGAGGACCTGCGGGAGGCCGTGTTCCAGACCTGTGCCCGCCAGGGGCTCCCACTGCTGGAGCTGCGCCGGGATACCCTGACCCTGGAAGATATCTTCCTAAAACTCACCTCTGATGATGTGGAGGAGGAGCAAGGGGAAGAAAAGGAGGCAGCCCAATGA